Genomic window (Drosophila ananassae strain 14024-0371.13 chromosome 3L, ASM1763931v2, whole genome shotgun sequence):
GCCACTCTTGTTCCTTCATGAATGTCATCCATCACCCGGAACAGTTGGAACCATAGCTCCTTTAGCTCTGGCTCGGGAACTTCGTCCACTTCCATAGCATCGGCGGATTTTCCACCACGCACCAGCTCTTCCGAGCGCAACTTGAGGCCATTGGAACGCTTCAGCAGATCCCTCACAGCCAAGCAGCAGGCGATACGGACTCGCCATTCCTTGCAGGTTAGATTGTCGAGAAGTTCGCGCAGGATCTCCCAGTAGTAGCGTTCTGTGACCTCCTTGGAGTCACTCACAATGGTGTCCCAAATGGAGATCATGGAGTTCTGAATCTTGGGTGTCGGATCATACTTGTAGCGGTATAGACGAGGAATTATTTTACCCAGATACGGCTGCATCTTCTGTCGGGATTCAGCGGATAGTGTCTTTAATCCGAAGGCTGCACCGAGCTTACTGGTCCAGGTGGCATTGTGGTTGGCCAGCTGCATGAACTGATAGATCATGTCCGGCTGGTTGAGATCTGAGGCCAGGGAGCACAATTCCTTGTATGTTGTAATGTTTCCACCTGTTGGCGTTTTCCCCAGCATGCCCTCAGCGAACAGTTCAGTCTCCGGCGCGACCTGGTTGACTTTCCGTTTgcctccaataagttggtccAGCAGGGAATTAGCCAGATCCGTCTGGCTGGTGGAATCGGAAAGGGTATAGACCAGTCCCAGGCCTCGTGAGGCCACATCCTGTACAAATTCTACGCAGGACAACGTCAATAGGTTAGTCAATGAATAAATacatcaataaattaaaaaacccaCCGCTATCATCTGATAGAAGCTCCGTGAATGCGAATTGCAGCAGCTCCTTCTTAGCCAGGATAGCCGGCCGTTGGCTACAATGCTTCACCACAGCCAGTAGCCACACGGATATAGCCTGGCGGGAGTGAATATTGGGTTCCGTAACTTTACGGATCAAGGAGTTTAGGAACTCCTCAAAGTCCGCATCACTGAAGTGGACATTTACGAATTTTTCATCGGGCTGTCCCTTATTCACATCATAGCCACAAAGCGTATTAACGATGGCCTCCGAGATGGCTATGTTCAGTGCCGCATCCTTTTGCTCCTTAGCCAACGTGAGGAACTTTTCCAGATTGCGTTTTGTGAAGTGCTCACCATCCCCGATGGCCAAATAACCCAGGCACCTGGCCGCGTCTTCCCTGATTTTTTGGCGCGCTGACGAGCTCCTCAGAAGTTGAAATACAACGCCAAAGATGAGCAGTTTGGTTGATGTGTCGATGCTTTTATAGTCCGTCATTTCCTCGTCTTCATCTGCATCGTTGCTGGGCACTTGAATCTCAACCTTTACATTGGGAATCTCCACAGCTTTGCCGATCATGGAAATGCATTTAACTGCTGCCGAAACAAGCAGCCATTGGGATTCGCACAGAGTTTTTGCTAAAATTCAGAGGACAACCATTATTTAAACATTTCTTTTAGAAATCATAAGAACTCACAGATTATTTTAACAGCATTTACAAACTGCGGCCATGTCGCATAGTCTTTGGGTTTTTGAGACTGCTTGAGCATTGCTATCTTTCGGTTGAATGTGTGTCCCACCACCAGGAGCCAGCCATGCTTGTGCTCCAATGTCTTTTGTGAcagattttttaaacaatcgTCGAGCTCCTCATCGAACTTTTCGTCCGACAGCCCGAAGGCCCACAGAATGCCATAAACCTGAGCAACATGAATGCGCATGGTCTCGGAGACATCCTTCAAGGAGTTACCAAGGGGCTCTAAGAGATGTAGCTGCTTGGCAGCAAACAGTTCCGGAGCGGCATTCAGCAGATCATACAAGCAAATAAGATTAGACTCGCCTAAAGAaagaaaatgtaaataaagtTTCATTTATCTACAATGTGACTCACTTACTTCTCTTGGCCTCCACTCCGCGCTGAACAAACTGCACATACTGGTTCAAGGCATTGCCTTCCTCCTCATCATAGTGCAACTTAATGTAGTTGCGCAGGTCTTGGGTGTACTTCTCGTCACCTGGAGCAGAAACCACTCCCGCCGAGTACCACAAACACAGACGAAGGTAATCAAGGAGCTCCTCGTACACCTCCAAGCTGTAGGGTAGCTTGGTGCGGCCCACTGTGACGCAGGTGTTGCTCTTTTTCAAACGCTTGTTGGCCATATCGTGGACATGCGCCATCATAACTGTGAAGCTGGGTAGTACTACTCGTCTTTGTTCCAGAGACAGGTGATTGAAGTCACTGATAGATTCACTGTTGATGCGATTTCCGACCTGCTCAATGGAGGACAGCATATTGTAGTTGACGTGATCCTTCTTTGAGGTTCCATACAGAAATGAAGTGACATTTTCACGAAGAGAGTTTCTAAAATAACATAATAAAAGttcattaattaatttttgtttaaaattcagTCCCTCTTACCGTTCTCCTGCAATAAGAAGCAACAAGTATCTGGCAGGAGCATAGTATTCGGGATAACAGCTGGTGAGAAACACGCTTGTGACATTTTGGACTATTTGGATCTTGGACTCGGCATTGTCCAGGAGCATGGCCAAAAGCAGATGCTGCTGTCCGTCCAACTTAACAGCGGACGGATCGGTATCCTCATCTATCTCCATCGCAtcagttttttcttttgttttccaAGCAAAAGCTGGGGCCATGGAGACGAGCGCCTCCCGAATGGATGAGTGCAGTTCGGGTGCGCTACTGGCAAGATTGTTGAAGTACCCCAGTACCAGCTTTAGATCCTGACTGACATCCTGAGGAAAACTGCGGGCATGCTGGGCCAATGCAGAATACGCGGCATTCTGTACATCAATTGGTTCGGTGGAGTCGCGTCCAATGACTTTGGTGATGCCGGTTAAGATTACTTTCGATACTTTGGAGACTAATTCATGGGGACCACtgcaaaaatgtatatataatgGTCTGatttttgctaaaaaaaaggtaaaatacTAAGCTTACTCTTTGAGCACAAGTTCCACAAACTGCAGGGCCAGCACTTTGCATTTCTGATTGGTGTTGGTTCCAAATAAACCGTCGAAGATAACCTGGAGGCCTTTGGTCACGTTGATGCTCTTACCGCGGCATTTGATGAGGTATTGAAGCAGCTTCTGGCGGACTCTGGCGCAACATGGCCTCGTCTGGTAATCCGTCAGCTTGTTCTGGTTCCCAGCAAAGAGGGTATACAGAGGAGCCGTAACTGCGGGGTTGCTAAAGTCCAGCATAGTGCAAAGTTTGCTCAACTCCGCGATCGCTGGAGTGGCTACACTGAAGCGAGTATCTGCAGATGCCACCACCAGGGGCACAAAGATTTGCACATCCGTAAAAACGCTGCCGCAAAGGAAACGAACAATTCCCTTTTTAACCTTCTCCAGATCTTCGGCACGCCAGTTATTGGCAATGATTCGCTTAAAGCTGAAAGGACTGAGGCCCGGAGGAACTTCTTGGTCCTGTGTGATGCCGTATGGGAGAAGGAGTACATCTTGCAGCAGGGAGAGAAAGTTGGCACCAATGATTGGCTTGGTTTCAAGATCCAGAAGCTTTGAACGCTTAGCCGGATCGTCTGGGATCTTCATGTCTGACAGAATGGGCAGCAGCAGCGAAAACAATTTGTCCTGGTAGTTTTCCAGCTTACTCTCGCTGCCCACTACTTTGCTTGCCAAAGCGGTCTGCTCTTCCAGCGGAAGACGCGGAAATCCCATGGCGATGAATATGATGGCGAAGTTTTTAAGGAAGGTGCTGCTGTCCTCGGCGGCATATTGATCCAGCAGTGCCTCGACGGGGATCTGGACCTGTCCTCTGGAGGAGAGGCGTCGTTTTATGTGGGTCAGAACCTCCACGACCTGTCAACGGAAAGGGTTCATTACATTACTCAGCCAAATTTTGCAGCGTCACTGTTGGAGAAGGGGTAGAAATCTCCTAGCTAGTCACGGCCAGACCAGATTACTTGCCTTTGTGCGAACTGCGGTGTGGGGCGAGTTCATCTTCAGGATTACGGGGGCCAAGAATTTTCCCACCGTAGACTCCAGTTTTTCATCGGAGTCTGCATTTCCAAGACGCAGGAGAACGCGCTCCAGAAGCTCTGCAGGCAAAATAGTTATTCATTTTATTCAAATGTTCTAAAGATTTTAAGCCCGACTGCATTTCTAGCTACAACCATGCCATCCAATACTGTGTTTTGGTTGGAATTAAtgataaatcaaattttaccaatTTCTGCGTTTGGTCCAGTTtccattttgttgttgtttttccttttcagTGTTACCAGGTAGTAATTGGCAAGTGCCAAGTGTGAACTTTTCAAAAGCTTTACAATACTGGAAGTATGAAAACTTGGCGCGAATAATGAATATCCgaaaagctaaaaataattttattcttGTGGTAGGCAAATAAATAAGTTGACTGATAAGCAAGATGCTTTAACCCATTTGGAAAACAGTAACCCCCCAATAAACGCAACTTTATAATTGGGAagtaaaactaattttttatttaaattgaaatataaattcaaaaataaattccatttAAGTCTTCTGGGTCTCAGATTTCAAACCTgcaacaaatataaataaattattagtTTACTTTCATCAGTTATTTAAACATTTAACATTTCTTTTGATAATTTTCAGTATTTTCACATTTTGTGAAAAGAGTCAAGGTTCTTCAGCAATTTGTATTATGAAGACCGTCATGATTTTATCATCAGAATGCcaaattcaaatattaataaacattttctttaaatacACACCTTTTTGGGGAAATGAAGAGCGCTAAATCCTGAAAAtgcctgaaaaaaaaaactaaaatcggAACAAGAATGGttaaatttacattttacTTTTATTCAAAAAGAATAAATGCTACAAATATGAACTTTTCCGAATAGTCGTCCGCAACATTTAGTACTTCTTGAAGCTCTTCTTGGATCCCTGGCCCTTGCTCACTTTCAGGACGTTGAAGCGAACAGTCTTGGACAGAGGACGGCACTCACCAATGGTGACAATGTCGCCTTGCTCAACATCCCTGCAatagaaataaagaaaatacattaaattcatattatttataatcaaaataaaaggaattattGTATATGTAAATGTCAGTATTTTCACATTTTGTGAAAAGAGTCAAGGTTCCTCAGCAATTTGTTTTATGAAGACCGTCATGATTTTATCATCAAAGAATAGTTAATAATTAATCTATCAAATCCATATTATTACCTGAAGACGGGCGAGCAGTGCACGCTCATGTTTCGGTGACGCTTCTCGAAACGACTGTATTTGCGCACAAAGTGCAGGTAGTCACGACGGATGACAATGGTACGCTGCATCTTAGCCTTGCGGACAACACCGGTCAGGATGCGGCCACGAATCCTCACATCGCCGGTCCAGGGGCACTTCTTGTCAATGTAGGTGCCATCAATTGcctatttggaagaaaaaccATAAGATTAGTAAGGGAATTAAATGGCGCTCAGGTGGGAGAGTTTCTAGCATCACCTCACGGGGGGTCTTGAAGCCCAGACCAACATCGCGGTAACGGCGCAGGACCTTCTTCTTGGTGATGCCGGGCTTGACCTTACGGTTCAAGTTCACACCGAATTGTTTTTGGAAGGCGCGCTCGTTCTGGTTAGTTTGGAACCGGGTACAGGGTGGCAGGCGGGTTCAGGTGGAATACGTTGGCCAGGCGGGAACAACAATCAGCGTGCAGGggcaatgaaatggaaacaaaCGGGGGGACGCAACATTAGAACGGTTTGCTCCGCATCTCTTACCTCGGCCGGAGCTCGGAAGCCCAGGCCAATTTGGCGATAGAAGCGCGGCCGCTTCTTCAAGTTGGGATTCTTGCGGCGCACCACAACCACCGCGTGCTGCTTGCGAAAGGCTCGTTCGGTTTGCTGGAATATACATTTCGTGTACACATTGTGAGACAGCATGTGCAAAAGTAGGGTTAGGGCGCATCTGCTTTGACTCCCTGGAATTGTTTCCAGAATATTTCACCGTCCAGTCCATTGATTTGCAAGCAATAACTTACTTGCACATTTCCATTTCGCAATTTCCTTGCTTCATTGccttattttcatttattgttCACGCGTTTTTGAAAACCTTACCTGATCAGCCATgttgaaaaaaagaaagaaagactTAGAGATGTGAGGTAGAGAAACATCGTTGGTTTTACAACATCGATAACATCGATGTTTGGCAGGCCAACACAGTACTGGCaactcttttttaaaattgaattgttttttaaCGCGAAGATGAATAAAAGATAACAAATTCTAGGAAATCCATATTTAAAACTACATTATAAAAGAATATGTTTAGCAAATTGTGCTTAATATGAACCGTTGCTTGTGGACAATAATCTATCAATGTTGTTAAGTATCGATAAAAATTCCATGTAGAAAATATGGAAAAGAACAAAAGCTCGTTAAAAATAACTAAGaatttatgcattttaaaagGTTAAAATAGTAACCACAACTTCTTAATTCCCATATAAGTAATTATTCGTTTAGTGACTAACTTTAGTTATTAAGCATTTATCGAAAATAGAAGCAAACCTTACCGCTAGGTGGCGATAGTGTTGCTGCACAGTGGGAAATACTAATGTACggttattttcaaataaaaatggcTAAATACTGTTATTTTATATTTCGagctttaaaaaatgtattcagCAGTTGCCAGCGATGAAAGAGTAAGTCTACTAACTCAGAAATAAATCTAACTTAGTAACCTTTTTTGGTGGAAAAgctttttcaatttaatttgtcTATTCTCTCGACCAATTTGGTTATTGCTGATTCATATAGTTTGTCGCAGCTATTGACCTTCATAATGGCTGACATTGACAAAGATTCCCTATGAAGCCAAGAAATATTTTCTATAGCACCACTTGAGCAGCATCCTTAGCCAAGGGACAAAAAAGAAGGAGAAGAGATGCGCCTTTGTGGCTTGCTCTTGTAGTTATTCTTTTAGTGAAACACAAATTCCCGGCATTTAAAGCAAATGCCTGTGCGCTAATTCCCCACATAGCCCACCAAGGAATATGTCGGATTAAAAATAATGACAACATAAACGAGTGCCAGGAGTGCGCCCTTGAAATGCCGCCCACTTTCAAGGAAAAAGCTGCAGCAGATGTAGCAGCTGCTATAAATCCGTTTACGGCTAAACGACACGGACGGAGGTTGCTcccgctccagctccagctcttTCTCCTGTTCATCTCTTGCTTTGGACTGCCCAGCTCTCGGTGCTGACTGCATTTCATTGCCATTGTTAATGCAGATGTCTGCAGCATAAAATTGCGGCAAACGTTGCtgcctctgctgttgctgttgccgcttctgttgttgctgctgctgctgacctTAACCTGCTAAAAGGGGTTGCCAGTGGAAAGCAGCCAAAGGGGACGGAGGTAGTGCATTAGGCGTGGCATGCGTGTGAAGCTGGCGAAGGTTTTCCCTGTCGGCCTTTCGCCATGCTCGGAAATTTCACCTTGCCGAGCTGAGTGACGGCAATGAAATCCCTTTACTGTCGCTTATTCCCCCAGCCGCCTCGCCTTAATCCAGTCAAGGTTCTTTCCCAGCTCCAGCCCTAGCCTCAGCCCCAGCCCTCTTTCACTATCTATCCTCCTTTGAAAATTCCGCAGGTAACTGAAACCAGGCCCATAGTTACGATACTGCGCCTTATGTCTCGGGACATCATTTGGTATTATCGATTAAATAAGCCCCAGGACATCataaacagcagcaacaaagtTTACAACTTTTTCGCTTTTGTTTCTCTCGGTTATTATTATGATTTCATGCTCATTGccattattgttgtttttcccGGGCAAATGAAAAAACTTTTACGGGCTGCCAAAGTTCGTCCAGTAAGCCAGTCAGCAATTTAAATTCGATGCTGGCATACATTTTCCAAACTCTCctgtatatatacatatattgttAAATACTTTAAAGTCGGAGTCTCGAACTTTTCGCTTTTGCcctaaaataaagaaaataatttcctTGCCTTCTTGCGGAGGGACTAAAAAGAGAGCAAAGACAACGGCATCAAGTGCGCAGCTTAACGGTACATTAGGTAAACAGTGTTGTCAACGTGGCCAGCAGAGAGGGCTGAAGGCTGGGGTGGTTGGTTAGTAGTATTCAACAACAGTTTATACATATACTTAAAAACTTGAAAGTGGGTGGGAAAAAGTCCCCAACAGAAAATTAGGGTAGCAGATTCACGAGACGAAAACCATTGACCCCATGAATGGAATGGAGGTCTCCAGCTCTCGAGCGGAGGGAACAAAGCGGATCTGTGGTGAGAGTGGCGGCGGATCCGTTATTTCCCTGCACAGGAAAAATCGTCTCCGATATCAATTTCCCGAAAATTgatactttttataaataaacgaTTGGTCTCTAATTAAATTTCCATTTAGctaaaaaaaagggaagaTATCTTTgtaaaaatatcaaattcaaTTGGGCATTTCATTGCCTTATTTATACTAATTGAAGTGGAATTGGATCTAGAAACAAATAAGCCAATTACATAAAAAGTACATAGCTATCCGATAGCTATCGCTTTCTTTTTAGTacttaaataaatagtttaGAAATATGATAAAAAtgtatgaaataaataaaaactattaaagtTAAGCTTTCTTTTTCAGTGCATAACCCTCAAACCCTAAAACCTCTTTAATGGAAAGTAAGGGAAGGCAGAGAACGTGTATTTGAAAAGTGACCGAGATAATTTTTGGCATGctttgtttggttttacttTCGCCAGCGGTTCTCCCCCACCCACCACCTTTCTCCAACCCATGCAACTTTGATGAGCAGCAGCTGGGTTGCGGTTGAGCCCAGGGGCTTGGAGCTGCCACCCCCTAAGCACCCCTAAGCAATCCTCAGAATCCCGTTCCCAGTTAACCACTGCTCCCGAACCAGACCCACCGCCTGGTTCAGTGGGTTgtttaacaaataaatttatgcGCTGCGCGTGGGGAGATCGAGCGGTTGAGggtctctctcttttttttatattttctcgGCTTGTTCGGCTTGCTGGTAAGACTACACACCATCCTCCATTTGTCTCTATCTCTGTCTCCTCGTAAAAACCAAATGCAAGAAATTATTACGATGCTGGGGTTTTTTGGGGGTTCATTTTAAGGGGGCTGGGCGTTGTCATGACTACCTGCCAACctgccccccccccccccccccccccccaaccaaaccaaaaaaggGTTGCATGCTGTAATTATGTTAATTTTCCGTATACGTAACATTCCCCAAATAGTTGCAAATAAATTCCAGAGGCAAGGGTTCAACCCTCAGATTGATGGAAATGTTTTCCTATCGGTTTGTTGTCAGATCCTCCGAAAAACGGGACACATTTCGGACACTAACTAATCCAAATACATAATGTACTACATCTACATATATATAGGACAAGGGTAAAGTGACAGATTGTACGGAAATTAGCAAAGTCAATTTCCGCTTTTGTCAATTATATGAAAACTTAATTGAACGGCAACGGGATCTGGCATAATATTATTGGAATCAATGCTAATAAAGTAGAGCATTTCCCTGTCTATTTGGGGCGGGATTTGGTCAGATTTCTTGTTAATTAAGGAAAAACAAGGGAATAACGCTACTTGACTGCCTAAACCGTCCATATGAAAAAGCTCCCAAATCGTCCAGCAAATAACTCTAATGAAGCCTGCCCATGGTCCTGCTCCCCTGACTCTCTACCAGCAACTTTCCCTCTCCGGCCAACTAATTGAAAAACTTTCGTGCTCCCAGAACACGTGCCACCCACTGATTCGTCCGCGGGTGGTGGCGTTGCACGGCCCCACACCCCGGGGTCGGTACGGGTCGGTTTTGTCTGTTTTATAGCCACTGTTCGCCTGCCTCCTTATCGCTCCTTCACCCCTGACCTCGGGCTGGCGTCGGCATCCGTACAAAAGGCCGTAAAAACGCTGCCTATGCCTgtgccagtggcagtggcagtgccagTGCCTGCGCCCTGGAGTCCGCAATTAAAGAGCAACAACAATGCCAGGCACGGCAATAAAAAGGACCTGCATGAAAAGTGGAATTTGAAACGAGCTCTTAAACTTATACACATAAGCCGCAATATTCTcgtaaataaaatattcctATAAATTACGAAATTATAGCAGATATTATTCTTTGATTAAATGCAAAGGGAGGATCTTAAGTCGATGAAatgttaagtttttttttataataaaatcaatattacgtatacgacatGTGTTACATGAATAGAGGGGTTTAAagaatataaacaaataatataaccaaagtaaaaaatcaaaaaagttGTCTATACAGTCACTATATTCCACaaaataacttaaatatttaaaaagtaaaccTCTTAAGCCTTTAAGTCTTTCTGCcacattactcatacgccctgtggCCCCGAGAAACATCTTCAGTCATTTGTAAATTTGTTGATGGCCCATCTTTCCcttttatttttgctttaaatttacttttttactAAATTATTCATTTATAGCGCATCAAATACGCGACTTGGCCTGTCCCAAGTAcaaattttttccttttaaggtaatttttttcttttttttggcagaATTTTTGTGCGCCGCATCCGTTACCGTGGCCCAGGAGGCCCTGGAGGCCCAACCCGGGGCTTGGCACAATTTTCGGGTGGGGCAAGCTCCGGAGCCAGGTCATCTGCCATGCTGCCTGGTCTATCTCCGCGCCGCGGGGGCATGTGAGGCGTGGATTTATTGGCCGCGCCCGCTGGCAAGCCGTAAAAATAAAGAacagaagaagaaaaaaaaaaaaacgaagaaaCTCGCATTAATTTCTTAAATTGAAGCGTCGTCGCGGCAGACAAACGACGCCCAGGAAGGACCAAGATTACATTTCATTTCTATAGGAGGCCAGAGTggaaaaaaagtggaaatacTGAACCTGAAACTGATTAAACATGTCTATTCCATTTAATCCATGTACATAGTATAGTACGGCCTGTATCCGTTTAATTGGGGCGGATTCTTTTGTCCTGGTATCCTCCAGAATCCTTGTCAGTATCGGTCTTGTTGCCATCGATAACAGACAGAAGAAAGGCAACAACGAACAGACACTTTTTCTTGCCATTGTTCATCGTGAAATTTATGCATGACGTGGCCATGATTTATCCGAACTTCGGgtgtaaattaaaattaagtgGATTCTGTTTTCTCTTTTTGTGAGAACTTCGAAGGGAAATGAGTAATTTATCGATTTTCTTAAAGGCAGGACTTTCAACTTTAATGTGAAGAGAGCCTGGATGGTATTTGATTTTCTGAAACTGGGCCAGCAGCTACATTTGTGCCTTACATTTccccatacatacatacatatgtattccAAAACAGCATCCGCCATCAGTAGCCACCCCATCTTACACATCCGCAACCATATCCCCAAACcacagtcgcagtcgcagttgTGGTCGCGCATCCATGGTGGACAATAGTGACCCATGTTTATGGCTTTGGCTGTTGCTGAAATGCCTCGATTGGTAGGATCCTAGCCCCCCCTCACATtgcattgaaaaaaaaagagaactaTTGTAAGCATCGACAAAGATTTACGAGTCGCATTTATGAGGAAACTTTTGGCCCGGACTCGGACCCCGGACCCGGACCCGGACCCGGACCCGAACCCGGACTCGGACCCGCCTGACTGGATGAGTAATGCATGTTTTGTAATTGCCGTCATACATCAATTGTTAGCAGCCAATTTGGCAAtcgatataaaaaaatatacgcGTGCAATGAACATTAACACATAATCATCTGCGATGGAGGGAAAATCAAAAGGAGAGGCAGTAAACACCGAAAGGACCTTCATTAAATCGCCAGCAAAAGCCAGCGATGTGTGGCCAGTGTCCTTCGCATATCAAGGATGTGCCCGCATTCGCATCCGTGTTCCTGCCTTGGCGGCCGTCATGTAATCGCAAATAATCATCCACTTAACGTCATGAAACTTTATGTCGGAGATGGTCCAGCCAGCCTCTTAACTCGGTCTCGGACTCTGAACACTGGGCTCAGGTCTCTGGACTCTACGGCTCTTATCCGACCCCATCTCCTTTCCCTTTCGAAGTCAGCATAAAGTGCCCGGCACTTGGATACGGACAGTGCCAGTCATAATAATGTTTATTGTTTGCTTGCCGGCCATCGAGCTCATGCAAACGGTTTCTTtttacactgaaaataatatatatttattttataaattgtttctttttatattttttcattttatatattttttatcatattttTTCTCTAAATTACCATATGATTTGTAGATATTTCACTTAAATAGACTATAGAATATTATTCCAAGTGCACACTTCAAAAGTTACAGACTCCACCTGCTTAGttgtataaattttttgtctgTGCATCCTTACAAAGGACACGAATGCCGCAAACCACTACAAGGCTTGAAACCCCTGGAACTGGGAACTGGTGAACTGGGAATGGGAACGTCCACGTCCATGTGTAGTATCTCTGCTCTTGACAAGTGAAATGGGTATTCTGGCCCGGGCCTGGGTATTTTTAGAGCCACTCATTTGATTGGCCAAACAATCCTGGCCAACACATCAAACGTGAATTCTAGGGGTGTCcttagacaaaaaaaaaaaacaaaaaaagaacaaaaaggTTGTCTGCCACAAAGAGCATGTGTTACCTTAAAGGCGTTAAGCGTTGGTCCTTAAATTCCCAGAGTTTTGTGGCATAAAGCAGCAAAGGAAAGAGGAAGTGCAGCCATTTCTAGCGCATCCTGGCCAACGGACGAACATCCTGTGCTGCAAATTGTAAATTTTCGCTGCTCGACAAACAAAAGCGCAGCAGGATGTGCAAGGCAAACAGTTGCTGAATTTTATTGTCAGTgggtatataatatatatatatatagtatatattagGATATCTCTCTGGAGCTTTTGTGGGAAATACTTTTAACTGGTTTTCCTCGGGTTTGGGTCAATAGATTTTGGGCTAAACTGGAAAACCGAATGACCAACAAATCAAATAGCggaaaacttttattttgcaAAAGTTTGGCTCCCACTTCCGTCGGATGGTCGGATGGGTGGGCGGTTGGCCGTCTTCCTTCGGCGTGACCATCTTGGGCCCCATAAATAAGCCAGCAAATTGCATGCTTCACTGCCTCGAAAGCGGAGGGGGGAACTGTGGCGTTCAAAGTTCAGAGTAGGATGGCCAGCAAATTGATGGCTTTGTAGCAGTTGTGGTAAATTTTGGTTGAGCGGGGGCCCTTTGAGCGGCTGGTCCGACGTCCTTGTTTCCTTGAACTCTGACCAGCAAATTGTATTTATGCGTTAATTATTTCATTAACGCCCCATTGAGTACGCCTTCTCCAAAGGGGCTACCCCAAGGGACCTCTCGGTCCACTCTCCTCTCAAATTATTCCGGCCTATTGCATTCAAGTGATTTGGATCCTTGCTCCTGCCCAGGCAATCGAATGGAAGCGTGAGGAATGCGGAGGTCATCAAAGGGCCCTCATTAGGCGACAGATGG
Coding sequences:
- the LOC6494937 gene encoding proteasome-associated protein ECM29 homolog; the protein is METGPNAEIELLERVLLRLGNADSDEKLESTVGKFLAPVILKMNSPHTAVRTKVVEVLTHIKRRLSSRGQVQIPVEALLDQYAAEDSSTFLKNFAIIFIAMGFPRLPLEEQTALASKVVGSESKLENYQDKLFSLLLPILSDMKIPDDPAKRSKLLDLETKPIIGANFLSLLQDVLLLPYGITQDQEVPPGLSPFSFKRIIANNWRAEDLEKVKKGIVRFLCGSVFTDVQIFVPLVVASADTRFSVATPAIAELSKLCTMLDFSNPAVTAPLYTLFAGNQNKLTDYQTRPCCARVRQKLLQYLIKCRGKSINVTKGLQVIFDGLFGTNTNQKCKVLALQFVELVLKDGPHELVSKVSKVILTGITKVIGRDSTEPIDVQNAAYSALAQHARSFPQDVSQDLKLVLGYFNNLASSAPELHSSIREALVSMAPAFAWKTKEKTDAMEIDEDTDPSAVKLDGQQHLLLAMLLDNAESKIQIVQNVTSVFLTSCYPEYYAPARYLLLLIAGERNSLRENVTSFLYGTSKKDHVNYNMLSSIEQVGNRINSESISDFNHLSLEQRRVVLPSFTVMMAHVHDMANKRLKKSNTCVTVGRTKLPYSLEVYEELLDYLRLCLWYSAGVVSAPGDEKYTQDLRNYIKLHYDEEEGNALNQYVQFVQRGVEAKRSESNLICLYDLLNAAPELFAAKQLHLLEPLGNSLKDVSETMRIHVAQVYGILWAFGLSDEKFDEELDDCLKNLSQKTLEHKHGWLLVVGHTFNRKIAMLKQSQKPKDYATWPQFVNAVKIISKTLCESQWLLVSAAVKCISMIGKAVEIPNVKVEIQVPSNDADEDEEMTDYKSIDTSTKLLIFGVVFQLLRSSSARQKIREDAARCLGYLAIGDGEHFTKRNLEKFLTLAKEQKDAALNIAISEAIVNTLCGYDVNKGQPDEKFVNVHFSDADFEEFLNSLIRKVTEPNIHSRQAISVWLLAVVKHCSQRPAILAKKELLQFAFTELLSDDSEFVQDVASRGLGLVYTLSDSTSQTDLANSLLDQLIGGKRKVNQVAPETELFAEGMLGKTPTGGNITTYKELCSLASDLNQPDMIYQFMQLANHNATWTSKLGAAFGLKTLSAESRQKMQPYLGKIIPRLYRYKYDPTPKIQNSMISIWDTIVSDSKEVTERYYWEILRELLDNLTCKEWRVRIACCLAVRDLLKRSNGLKLRSEELVRGGKSADAMEVDEVPEPELKELWFQLFRVMDDIHEGTRVAAHGTAAFLSKLCVIAASADHGKSGTAVAASILPYLLDTGVGHKVVEIRKVSIKTISDMIDSSGSLIAPHLATLIPCLLRATGELENAKLSYVSTRLGADNEAQEAVDTLRAEAAKSHHTMEAIGKCVRYIDYPALEKMTPEVLELMKNSVNLGTKIGCAHFVCLISIRLGKEMTPVVGKYIRACLVGIKDRNPTVRKYNASAIGHILGLAKEQSIKSFFAKLDEMYADQPSNRSIALTIQSINKRHHELLKDYMDSMLPLIFFAMHEESNEESKANVELWKDLWTDVSPGDAGIRLNLHVIIPKLEASLTDASWSRKAQAANAIQTIATRLSSSLEETDRVRLIKLLLSGLQGRTFEGKERLLQALAGLSKGLNRNHEIGPSVIDAAMREARKREPIYRTKALASLGDILDQLEADRFEEVYNMTWNLLEKKELSRDSDDDDEPSTSQSLTADERNKRAQTLNRLKEVVWETLGKSWPRHSIETQHRYELFLAENCTGILAESTRPVQVSLLAAITKYIERLHVFDESAQVPDLSQINQEKKIKTDTPLPQTREAIVEKICTDVLAAVTLAAGVPHTGLKKEALNIVLMLIKRLSGPKNEPALALVQKNFESNLEKYQRDSAPEIRCRIKDIEDKLSKLQTGN